From a region of the Salarias fasciatus chromosome 6, fSalaFa1.1, whole genome shotgun sequence genome:
- the LOC115389994 gene encoding cytochrome P450 3A40-like: MGYFLYLSAETWTLLVALVTLAFVYSTWMFGTFKKLGVPGPKPIPFFGTMLAYRKGVFHFDGQCFKKYGKTWGIFDGRQPVLCITDPAMIKTVLVKECYSFFINRRNFRLNGPLYDAVSIAEDDQWRRIRSILSPSFTSGKLKEMFGIMQNHSTVLINNMKKVSDKDQPLDLKEFFGPYSMDVVTSSAFSIEIDSLNNPSDPFVTNIKKMLKFDFLNPLFLAVAFFPFLGPVFEKMEFSFFPSSVTDFFYASLKKIKSNRETSKQKSRVDILQLMIDSQKNLTGGDPDKALSDHEILSQAMIFLFAGYETTSSSLTFLAYNLATNPDVMKKLQQEIDATFPNKGPIDYQTLMDMEYLDAAINESLRLYPIVNRLERVAKASVEINNLLIPKDMVVMVPVWPLHRNPEIWPEPEKFKPERFTKGNKETIDPYTYMPFGMGPRNCIGMRFALVSMKLVMTKILQRFSFSVCNETEIPVELDVQGLLSPKGPVKLKLVPRS, encoded by the exons ATGGGATACTTCCTCTACTTGTCTGCAGAGACATGGACTCTGCTGGTCGCTCTGGTCACACTGGCGTTTGT GTATTCAACCTGGATGTTTGGGACCTTTAAGAAATTAGGCGTCCCTGGTCCCAAACCCATCCCGTTCTTTGGCACTATGCTGGCATATAGAAAG GGTGTTTTCCATTTTGATGGGCAATGCTTCAAGAAATATGGGAAAACATGGGG CATTTTCGATGGGCGTCAGCCTGTGCTGTGTATCACAGACCCTGCCATGATAAAAACTGTCCTGGTCAAGGAGTGTTACTCTTTCTTCATCAATCGAAGA AACTTCCGCCTGAACGGGCCGCTGTACGATGCTGTGTCTATTGCTGAGGATGATCAGTGGAGGAGGATCCGCAGcattctctctccttccttcacaTCAGGGAAACTGAAAGAG ATGTTTGGCATAATGCAGAATCACTCCACTGTCCTGATTAACAACATGAAGAAGGTGTCAGACAAGGATCAGCCACTGGATCTGAAGGA GTTCTTTGGACCCTACAGTATGGACGTCGTAACCAGCTCAGCCTTCAGTATAGAAATTGACTCTCTCAACAACCCCTCAGATCCCTTCGTCACTAACATCAAGAAGATGCTCAAGTTTGATTTCCTGAATCCTCTCTTCCTTGCAGTTG CTTTCTTCCCCTTCCTTGGTCCCGTATTTGAGAAAATggagttttcctttttcccttCATCGGTGACGGACTTCTTTTATGCTTCACTGAAGAAGATCAAGTCCAACCGGGAGACCAGCAAACAAAAG AGTCGAGTGGATATCCTCCAGCTGATGATTGACTCCCAGAAAAACTTGACTGGCGGAGATCCGGACAAAG CTTTGAGTGATCACGAGATCCTCTCCCAAGCCATGATCTTCCTGTTCGCTGGCTACGAGACAACCAGCAGCTCTCTCACTTTCCTGGCTTACAATTTGGCCACCAACCCAGACGTCatgaaaaagctgcagcaggagatcgACGCCACCTTCCCCAACAAG GGTCCCATTGACTACCAGACCCTCATGGACATGGAATATCTGGATGCCGCCATCAACGAGTCTCTCCGATTGTACCCGATCGTTAATCGTCTGGAGCGAGTCGCCAAGGCATCTGTGGAAATAAACAACCTTTTGATTCCTAAAGATATGGTGGTCATGGTCCCCGTCTGGCCGTTGCACCGAAACCCTGAAATATGGCCCGAACCAGAGAAGTTTAAACCTGAGAG GTTCACCAAGGGAAACAAAGAGACAATCGATCCGTACACATACATGCCATTTGGAATGGGACCGAGGAACTGCATCGGGATGCGATTTGCTCTGGTGTCCATGAAACTTGTCATGACGAAGATCCTCCAAAGGTTCAGCTTTTCTGTGTGCAATGAGACTGAG ATCCCCGTTGAGCTGGATGTACAAGGTCTGCTGAGTCCTAAAGGACccgtgaagctgaagctggtgCCACGTTCTtaa
- the LOC115389995 gene encoding cytochrome P450 3A40-like: protein MGYFLYLSAETWTLLVALVTLVLVYSTWTFGTFKKLGVPGPKPIPFFGTMLAYKKGVFHFDGQCFKKYGKTWGIFDGRQPVLCITDPAMIKTVLVKECYSFFTNRRNFRLNGPLYDAVSIAENDQWRRIRSILSPSFTSGKLKEMFDIMQRHSTVLINNMKKVSDKDEPLDLKEFFGPYSMDVVTSSSFSIDIDSLNNPSDPFVTNIKKMLKFSFLDPLLLAVAFFPFLGPIFEKMELALFPTSVTDFFYASLQKIKSNRETTKQKSRVDILQLMIDSQKNLTGGDPDKALSDHEILSQAMIFLFAGYETTSSSLTFLAYNLATNPDVMKKLQQEIDATFPNKGPIEYQTLIDMDYLDAAINESLRLYPIVTRLERVAKASVEINSLVIPKDMVVMVPTWSLHRDPEIWPEPEKFKPERFTKGNKETIDPYTYMPFGMGPRNCIGMRFALVSMKLVMTKILQRFSFSLCKETEVPLELDVQGLLSPKGPMKLKLVPRS, encoded by the exons ATGGGATACTTCCTCTACTTGTCTGCAGAGACATGGACTCTGCTGGTTGCTCTGGTCACACTGGTGTTGGT GTATTCAACCTGGACGTTTGGGACCTTTAAGAAATTAGGCGTCCCTGGTCCCAAACCCATCCCGTTCTTTGGCACTATGCTGGCATATAAAAAG GGAGTTTTCCATTTTGATGGGCAATGCTTCAAGAAGTATGGGAAAACATGGGG CATTTTCGATGGGCGTCAGCCTGTGCTGTGTATCACAGACCCTGCCATGATAAAAACTGTCCTGGTCAAGGAGTGTTACTCTTTCTTCACCAATCGAAGG AACTTCCGCCTGAACGGGCCGCTGTACGATGCTGTGTCTATTGCTGAGAATGATCAGTGGAGGAGGATCCGCAGcattctctctccttccttcacaTCAGGGAAACTGAAAGAG ATGTTTGACATAATGCAGCGTCACTCCACTGTCCTGATTAACAACATGAAGAAGGTGTCAGACAAGGATGAGCCACTGGATCTGAAGGA GTTCTTTGGACCCTACAGTATGGACGTCGTAACCAGCTCATCCTTCAGTATAGATATTGACTCTCTCAACAACCCCTCAGATCCCTTCGTCACTAACATCAAGAAGATGCTCAAGTTTAGTTTCTTAGACCCTCTCCTCCTTGCAGTTG CTTTCTTCCCCTTCCTTGGTCCCATATTTGAGAAAATGGAGCTTGCCCTTTTCCCTACATCGGTGACGGATTTCTTTTATGCTTCACTGCAGAAGATCAAGTCCAACCGGGAGACCACCAAACAAAAG AGTCGAGTGGATATCCTCCAGCTGATGATTGACTCTCAGAAAAACTTGACTGGCGGAGATCCGGACAAAG CTTTGAGTGATCATGAGATCCTCTCCCAAGCCATGATCTTCCTGTTCGCTGGCTACGAGACGACCAGCAGCTCTCTCACTTTCCTGGCTTACAATTTGGCCACCAACCCAGACGTCatgaaaaagctgcagcaggagatcgACGCCACCTTCCCCAACAAG GGTCCCATTGAATACCAGACCCTCATCGACATGGATTATCTGGATGCCGCCATCAACGAGTCTCTTCGATTGTACCCGATCGTTACACGCCTGGAGCGAGTTGCCAAGGCATCTGTGGAAATAAACAGCCTTGTGATTCCTAAAGATATGGTGGTCATGGTCCCCACCTGGTCGTTGCACCGAGACCCTGAAATATGGCCCGAACCAGAGAAGTTTAAACCTGAGAG GTTCACCAAGGGAAACAAAGAGACAATCGATCCGTACACATACATGCCATTTGGAATGGGACCGAGGAACTGCATCGGGATGCGATTTGCTCTGGTGTCCATGAAACTTGTCATGACGAAGATCCTCCAAAggttcagcttttctttgtgCAAAGAGACTGAG GTCCCTTTAGAGCTGGATGTACAAGGTCTGCTGAGTCCTAAAGGACCCATGAAGCTGAAGCTGGTGCCACGTTCTTAA
- the LOC115389993 gene encoding cytochrome P450 3A30-like has translation MSFLPFFSAETWILLITFICLFVWHGSSTFGVFEKLGIPGPKPLMYYGTLTRHNYIYFLADTECAQKYGRVFGLYEFRKPMLVVTDPDMLKTILVKECFTYFTNRRNFYLNGELYDAVNIAEDDQWRRIRHVLSPSFTSGRIKEMFNIMKNYSRKLTESLRSKVHNNEVVTIRDLAGAYSMDVMASCAFSVDLDTFKNPSSPFITHAGKLFRFPIGTYIFAGWFPIFLPLMKLLGISFYNKSSTAFFKRFVERVRAQRSDDSRQKSRDIFQHMINSQTDGENKNDKSNHGLTDHEIISQATMMVFAGYETNASALTFLAYSLATNPQIMKRLQREIDSTFPNKESIQYEALMQMEYLDCVVSECLRLYPPALRLERVAKETVKINGVTVPKGMLVMVPVYALHRDPELWPEPEEFRPERFSKEKKQHINPYSYLTFGIGPRNCLGMRFALAAVKLALVEILQSYSFSVCEETEIPLKMSNAPILDTDSPIKLKVVKRPDGDSWDEDIIRETKAPVLPADIHD, from the exons atgagcttccttccttttttctctgcagaaacATGGATTCTATTGATCACCTTCATCTGCTTATTTGTTTG GCATGGCAGCTCAACTTTTGGGGTGTTTGAGAAGTTGGGGATTCCAGGTCCCAAGCCGCTGATGTACTATGGAACACTGACCAGACACAACTAC ATTTACTTCCTTGCTGACACCGAATGTGCTCAGAAATATGGGAGAGTGTTTGG CTTGTACGAGTTCAGGAAGCCCATGCTGGTTGTAACGGACCCTGACATGCTGAAAACCATCCTGGTGAAGGAGTGTTTCACCTACTTCACCAACCGCAGG AACTTTTATCTGAATGGTGAGCTCTATGACGCAGTGAACATAGCTGAGGATGACCAGTGGAGACGAATCCGTCACGTCCTCAGTCCCTCCTTCACCTCTGGCCGTATCAAAGAG ATGTTTAATATCATGAAGAATTATTCCAGAAAGCTGACAGAGAGTCTGAGGTCCAAGGTGCACAATAATGAAGTCGTTACGATAAGAGA CCTGGCAGGAGCCTACAGCATGGACGTGATGGCGAGCTGTGCATTCAGTGTGGATTTAGACACATTCAAGAATCCCTCCAGTCCTTTCATCACTCATGCTGGAAAGCTGTTCAGATTCCCCATTGGGACTTACATttttgcag GCTGGTTTcctatttttcttcctctcatgAAGCTGCTGGGCATTTCATTTTACAACAAGTCTTCCACTGCTTTCTTTAAACGGTTTGTGGAGAGAGTCAGAGCTCAGCGCAGTGACGACTCACGCCAG AAATCGAGAGATATCTTTCAGCATATGATCAACTCTCAGACGGACGGCGAAAACAAGAATGACAAGTCCAACCACG GTCTCACTGATCACGAGATCATTTCCCAAGCAACAATGATGGTGTTTGCTGGCTACGAGACCAATGCCAGTGCTCTGACTTTCCTGGCCTACAGTTTGGCAACTAATCCCCAGATCATGAAGCGCCTGCAAAGAGAGATTGACTCCACTTTCCCAAATAAG gaatcgATTCAGTATGAAGCTCTGATGCAGATGGAGTACTTGGACTGTGTTGTCAGTGAGTGTCTCAG ACTCTACCCTCCAGCTCTACGTTTGGAACGGGTGGCCAAAGAAACAGTGAAGATCAACGGAGTGACAGTCCCAAAAGGCATGCTGGTCATGGTCCCGGTCTACGCTCTGCACCGGGACCCCGAGCTGTGGCCGGAGCCGGAGGAGTTCAGGCCCGAGAG GTTTAGTAAGGAGAAGAAGCAACACATCAACCCTTACTCGTATCTGACATTCGGGATCGGGCCGAGGAATTGCCTGGGGATGAGATTTGCCCTGGCGGCAGTCAAACTGGCCTTGGTGGAAATCTTGCAGTCATACAGCTTCTCTGTGTGCGAGGAAACAGAG ATTCCTCTGAAGATGAGCAACGCACCCATTCTGGACACCGATAGCCCCATCAAGCTGAAGGTGGTGAAACGTCCCGATGGGGACAGCTGGGACGAAGACATAATCAGAGAGACGAAGGCCCCGGTCTTACCTGCTGACATTcatgactga
- the LOC115390717 gene encoding zinc finger protein 665-like gives MGEVTVDLDQEAMKQDVYLVHLPDPVLTILSPPPPFLPAMGVPTMLWPRWLKAFENYLKALDEKDLVESSKCKLLQNCLGPEGERIFTTLIQEETTYAAAVSTLTAFFNSDQMSQMHRLQFHQRAQMPEESVEEFVSALAELLRPCYNGNLQEKLIVDQLISKTNYPQLRKRLLLEGRESLTLSTALAIGKEVESDFSHSQVFEIHEVSVDIEDDLEPPVKRRRGRPRRGEERPKANLQLTKAPKRSTRHKDNKYSRKRCGGAEEPETGKTQCPDDEDVGASSSSLTVREDKEDGNDDDDDFSPFPTKPKGPCCPICVNRRFRDANKLARHMRTHTKEKPYSCPVCALTFSQSYHMTRHLKKQHETSRHVCTTCGQGFDSSAELQSHKSTHKSAVLSCPQCHKKFTNRDVFSCHVEWHNRPQSGRTKETGFQFSETKVKIEEIADVGEVANCNTSDLVGKEVEGDAASSKNISEDTPVDEGKKKGKGASKSQKGHFCPICVGRRFRGPNKLARHMRKHTKEKPFSCPVCSLTFSQSYHMTRHVRKQHGLGQYVCSRCGEGFSSWLELKTHRRTHTIAGLTCLACDKQFKDKSALASHLKGHKKVESSPQSLICGECGKVFSRMYHLKRHIMTHRKASNTECYKCPDCHRDFAFPEDLNKHLEIHVKENKGTCPKCNENFGSLKELQTHMEVHQKSYSCSICEKKFKVEYALKKHEQGHQNEQYYCSLCNKRFLKLSHYKRHEMVHGRRESRCPHCDGVFLQVTALKYHLRTHTEERPHQCSCCIETFELKEELEQHCLRHRKFKKERPYSCTRCDCAFSTLVELTAHMASHEGEQPVTCPVCGRTFLNKKKLEKHLTIHTGERPHLCSICGNGFPSAASLKLHAHIHTGEKPFQCSQCSKSFRSTSGLRLHSRQHMEAPPSYECPECGRTYGRMTELKMHQRYHTGDKPHACTCCSKRFISKDKLNVHMRIHTGERPYSCPHCGQTFTQTGDRNRHISKHHQAA, from the coding sequence ATGGGTGAAGTGACTGTTGATCTTGATCAGGAGGCGATGAAGCAGGACGTCTACTTGGTGCATCTTCCCGACCCAGTGCTGACAATTCTCTCCCCGCCTCCGCCTTTCCTACCTGCCATGGGTGTACCGACCATGCTTTGGCCTCGATGGCTCAAAGCCTTTGAAAACTATTTGAAAGCACTCGATGAAAAAGACCTGGTCGAGTCCAGCAAATGTAAACTCTTACAAAACTGCCTCGGCCCAGAGGGGGAGCGTATCTTCACCACACTGATACAGGAGGAAACCACGTATGCAGCGGCCGTCTCTACACTGACGGCTTTCTTCAACTCTGATCAGATGTCTCAAATGCACCGCCTTCAGTTCCATCAAAGGGCACAGATGCCCGAAGAGTCGGTGGAAGAGTTTGTCTCTGCATTAGCTGAACTGCTGAGGCCTTGTTACAATGGAAACCTACAAGAAAAACTTATCGTGGATCAACTCATCAGCAAAACGAACTACCCGCAACTCAGAaaaaggctgctgctggaggggaGGGAGTCTCTGACGTTGAGCACAGCTTTGGCCATCGGTAAAGAGGTAGAGTCTGATTTCAGCCACTCCCAGGTCTTTGAAATTCACGAGGTCAGTGTGGACATAGAGGATGATTTAGAGCCCCCAGTGAAAAGACGAAGGGGAAGGCCTCGGCGTGGGGAGGAGAGGCCGAAAGCAAACTTACAGTTGACCAAAGCACCAAAAAGATCAACTAGACACAAAGATAACAAATATAGCCGGAAGCGTTGCGGTGGCGCTGAAGAGCCGGAGACTGGGAAGACTCAGTGTCCAGATGATGAGGATGTCGGAGCTTCATCGTCATCACTGACAGTGAGAGAAGACAAAGAAGATGGCAATGATGACGACGACGACTTTTCCCCCTTTCCAACAAAACCAAAAGGCCCCTGCTGTCCCATCTGTGTCAACAGGCGCTTCAGAGACGCGAACAAGCTCGCCAGGCACATGAGGACGCACACGAAGGAGAAACCGTACAGCTGTCCCGTCTGCGCTCTGACTTTCAGCCAGTCGTACCACATGACCCGACACCTGAAGAAACAGCACGAGACAAGCAGACACGTCTGCACCACCTGTGGGCAAGGCTTCGACAgttcagcagagctgcagagtcacAAGTCGACACATAAGTCTGCGGTCCTGTCGTGTCCGCAGTGTCATAAAAAGTTCACCAACAGAGACGTGTTCTCCTGCCATGTTGAATGGCACAACAGGCCTCAGTCCGGCAGAACTAAAGAGACAGGGTTTCAGTTCAGTGAAACTAAAGTGAAAATTGAAGAAATTGCAGACGTAGGTGAAGTGGCAAACTGTAATACCAGTGATTTGGTGGGTAAAGAGGTTGAAGGTGATGCAGCTTCATCAAAGAACATCTCCGAGGATACACCTGTCGATGAAggcaaaaagaaaggaaaaggagcCTCCAAGTCTCAAAAAGGGCATTTTTGTCCCATCTGTGTCGGCAGGCGCTTCAGAGGTCCAAACAAACTTGCCAGACACATGAGGAAGCACACAAAAGAGAAACCCTTCAGCTGTCCGGTCTGCTCTCTAACCTTCAGCCAGTCGTATCACATGACCCGACATGTCAGGAAGCAGCATGGCCTGGGCCAGTACGTCTGCTCCAGGTGTGGAGAAGGTTTTAGCAGCTGGTTGGAGCTGAAAACCCACAGGAGGACTCACACCATTGCAGGCCTTACGTGTCTGGCATGTGACAAACAATTCAAGGACAAATCTGCTCTGGCAAGTCATCTTAAAGGCCACAAGAAGGTGGAGTCAAGCCCCCAAAGCCTCATTTGTGGCGAATGTGGAAAAGTGTTTAGTCGAATGTATCATCTGAAAAGACATATAATGACACATCGCAAAGCATCAAACACCGAGTGTTACAAATGCCCCGATTGTCACAGAGACTTTGCCTTTCCTGAGGACCTCAACAAGCACTTGGAGATTCACGTCAAGGAAAACAAGGGGACTTGCCCTAAATGCAACGAGAACTTTGGCAGCCTGAAAGAGCTGCAGACGCACATGGAGGTTCATCAGAAGTCGTACAGCTGCAGCATCTGTGAGAAGAAATTTAAGGTGGAGTATGCACTGAAAAAGCACGAGCAGGGCCACCAGAACGAGCAGTATTACTGTTCACTGTGCAACAAACGCTTCCTCAAGCTGTCACACTACAAGAGGCACGAGATGGTCCACGGCAGGCGAGAGTCCAGGTGTCCACACTGCGACGGCGTCTTCCTCCAGGTCACCGCCCTGAAGTATCACCTGCGGACTCACACTGAAGAAAGGCCTCACCAGTGCAGCTGCTGCATAGAGACCTTCGaactgaaagaagaactggAGCAGCATTGTCTCAGACACAGGAAATTCAAGAAGGAGCGGCCGTACTCCTGCACCCGCTGCGATTGCGCCTTTTCCACCCTCGTTGAGCTGACGGCGCACATGGCTTCGCACGAGGGGGAGCAGCCGGTCACGTGCCCCGTCTGTGGCCGGACGTTCCTCAacaagaagaagctggagaagcacTTGACCATCCACACGGGGGAGAGGCCGCACCTCTGCTCCATCTGCGGCAACGGCTTCCCGTCCGCCGCCAGCCTCAAGCTGCACGCCCACatccacaccggcgagaagccctTCCAGTGCTCGCAGTGCAGCAAGAGCTTCAGGTCGACCAGCGGGCTGCGCCTGCACAGCAGGCAGCACATGGAGGCGCCGCCCAGCTACGAATGCCCCGAGTGTGGCAGGACTTACGGCCGCATGACCGAACTGAAGATGCACCAGCGCTACCACACCGGGGACAAGCCGCACGCGTGCACCTGCTGCAGCAAGCGCTTCATCAGCAAAGACAAACTGAACGTCCACATGAGGATCCACACCGGGGAGAGACCGTACTCCTGCCCACACTGTGGACAGACATTCACGCAGACCggggacagaaacagacacatcAGTAAACACCACCAGGCAGCATAG
- the gpank1 gene encoding G patch domain and ankyrin repeat-containing protein 1, with the protein MAAFGFTPASGQDVFSFEIRPSSSKITSSPLSGSEARVFYENLTKDDDKKELGKKDGDVKQRKRGSSRRERRRSRTAEMQQSRTGPDPHRGRAGESEGSSRGSSMLQGLRLLRCAHEGDIPGLKDLLSKGVDINFQDSFFWTAVMCASWSGQRAAVRLLLQHGAAWVGVVDTQGRDAKDLAQEAGHSEVLEELLNYGKRTQRKKPSDSRALQPQWCEVCRSEHSDSLTSHLSSTLHQFSLRRPPPTPYYCLPPSSNSYRMMVRSGWNPGSGLGPEGEGTKQPVPTVLKRDQTGLGYGQTKRAKVTHFQARDCDAVKQPSRVKEERVHRGKKKEESQRKEQRDKNWERDFRTSFYL; encoded by the exons ATGGCTGCTTTTGGCTTTACTCCCGCTAGTGGTCAGGATGTTTTTAGCTTTGAAATCAGGCCATCTAGCTCTAAAATAACCAGCAGCCCCCTGAGTGGATCAGAGGCCAGGGTCTTCTATGAAAACCTGACGAAAGATGATGATAAGAAAGAGCTTGGAAAGAAAGATGGGGATgtcaaacagagaaagagagggtCCAGtcggagagagagaaggagatccAGGACTGCAGAGATGCAGCAGAGTCGGACTGGTCCTGACCCCCATAGAGGACGGGCTGGTGAGAGTGAAGGCAGCTCTCGGGGGTCCTCCATGCTGCAGGGGCTCAGGCTGCTGCGCTGTGCCCACGAGGGAGACATACCTGGCCTGAAAGACCTCCTCTCTAAGGGGGTCGACATCAACTTCCAG GACAGTTTCTTCTGGACTGCAGTGATGTGTGCCAGCTGGTCGGGACAGAGGGCCgcggtgaggctgctgctgcagcacggaGCTGCCTGGGTGGGAGTCGTCGATACGCAAGGCAGAGATGCTAAAGACCTGGCTCAAGAAG ctggCCACAGTGAAGTACTGGAGGAGCTGTTGAACTATGGAAAAAGGACACAAAGGAAGAAACCGTCTGATAGCAG GGCGCTCCAGCCTCAGTGGTGCGAGGTTTGTCGTAGCGAGCACAGCGACAGCCTGACGTCGCATCTCTCCTCCACTCTTCATCAGTTCAGCCTCCGCCGTCCCCCGCCCACCCCGTACTACTGCCTCCCCCCGTCCAGCAACAGCTACAGGATGATGGTCCGTTCGGGCTGGAATCCGGGGTCGGGACTGGGTCCAGAGGGTGAAGGGACCAAACAACCGGTTCCCACCGTCCTGAAGAGAGACCAGACAGGTCTGGGGTACGGACAGACCAAAAGAGCCAAAGTTACTCACTTCCAGGCCAGAGATTGTGACGCTGTGAAGCAACCATCCAGGGTAAAAGAGGAGCGAGTacacagaggaaagaagaaagaagagagtcaaagaaaagagcagaggGATAAGAATTGGGAAAGAGATTTCCGCACTTCCTTTTATCTATGA